In Kordiimonas sp. SCSIO 12610, the following are encoded in one genomic region:
- the rplS gene encoding 50S ribosomal protein L19: MNIIQKLEQEQIAKLTEGKEIPTFGAGDTLRVDVKVREGNRERIQAYEGVCIARSNKGVSSNFTVRKISYGEGVERVFPLYGPVVDNITVVRRGKVRRAKLYYLRSRRGKSARIAEKQDFNRKK, encoded by the coding sequence ATGAATATTATTCAGAAGCTCGAGCAAGAGCAAATTGCTAAGCTTACCGAAGGTAAGGAAATCCCAACATTTGGTGCGGGTGACACACTCCGTGTTGACGTGAAAGTTCGCGAAGGCAACCGTGAGCGTATTCAGGCATACGAAGGTGTATGTATTGCGCGCTCTAACAAAGGCGTTAGCTCTAACTTCACGGTTCGTAAGATTTCTTACGGCGAAGGTGTTGAGCGTGTATTTCCACTTTATGGCCCGGTTGTAGACAATATTACTGTTGTTCGTCGTGGTAAGGTTCGCCGTGCGAAACTGTACTATCTTCGTTCACGCCGTGGTAAATCTGCACGTATAGCTGAGAAGCAGGACTTCAATCGCAAGAAATAA
- the trmD gene encoding tRNA (guanosine(37)-N1)-methyltransferase TrmD produces MAPLFTAQVLTLFPDMFPGYLGQSLAGKGLKDGKWALKTLDIRDFSSDKHRSVDDTPSGGGPGMVMRADILGKAVDAARSEAADEWPLMYLSPRGRRFDQAETKRWQNAGGVTLLCGRFEGIDERVLEARNIEEISLGDFVLSGGEPAALAMLDATVRLLPGVMGTTTTLDEESFESGLLEYPQYTRPQVWEGREIPEVLTSGHHGRVAEWRLEKSEELTRIRRPDLWSTYVRNKEEKV; encoded by the coding sequence ATGGCTCCGCTCTTCACTGCACAGGTTTTGACGCTATTTCCCGATATGTTTCCGGGCTACCTCGGGCAATCGCTCGCTGGAAAAGGCCTGAAAGACGGGAAATGGGCGTTAAAAACGCTGGACATCCGCGATTTTTCGAGCGATAAGCACCGCTCTGTCGATGATACCCCATCTGGCGGTGGTCCGGGCATGGTGATGCGGGCGGATATTTTGGGCAAAGCGGTTGATGCCGCGAGAAGCGAGGCGGCGGATGAATGGCCGCTTATGTATCTAAGCCCAAGAGGTCGGCGGTTTGATCAGGCGGAAACCAAAAGGTGGCAAAATGCCGGTGGCGTGACGTTACTGTGTGGGCGTTTTGAAGGGATCGACGAACGTGTTTTAGAGGCACGGAATATCGAGGAAATAAGCCTCGGTGATTTTGTGCTTTCTGGCGGTGAACCAGCGGCACTTGCTATGCTGGATGCAACAGTCAGATTGTTGCCGGGTGTTATGGGTACTACCACCACGCTCGATGAAGAAAGTTTTGAAAGCGGATTGCTTGAATATCCGCAATATACCAGACCTCAGGTCTGGGAAGGCCGGGAAATCCCGGAGGTGCTTACAAGTGGGCATCATGGACGGGTTGCTGAATGGCGACTTGAAAAAAGTGAAGAACTAACTCGGATACGCCGGCCTGATCTTTGGTCGACCTATGTTCGAAATAAAGAAGAAAAGGTCTAA
- the rimM gene encoding ribosome maturation factor RimM (Essential for efficient processing of 16S rRNA): protein MSNSRNERVQQGVEDGWVCVGALGASHGVRGELRLRSFTDDEETVFQFSDLRKRPNGAAIKIKKVRKHKDDFIVRVDGIENREDAQTLKSTKLYVPREVLDDVIDEDEFYLADLIGLNAIDEAGNWLGFVRAVENFGSEDLIEVVLDEPVKGLGRFAFIPFRKVFIPTIDLKADRLVVNWADWLKTQVIATAEEQEKSGKK from the coding sequence ATGTCCAATAGCCGTAATGAACGCGTACAACAAGGCGTAGAAGACGGTTGGGTCTGTGTTGGGGCCCTCGGTGCATCACACGGTGTGCGCGGTGAATTGCGGCTTCGTTCTTTCACCGATGATGAGGAAACAGTTTTTCAGTTTTCTGATCTTCGGAAGAGGCCCAATGGTGCAGCGATCAAAATCAAGAAAGTGCGTAAGCACAAGGATGACTTTATCGTTCGTGTAGACGGCATTGAAAACCGCGAAGATGCGCAGACGCTTAAGTCAACCAAGCTTTATGTTCCGCGTGAAGTTCTGGATGATGTGATCGATGAAGATGAGTTTTATCTAGCCGATCTTATTGGCCTGAATGCTATTGACGAGGCTGGTAACTGGCTTGGATTCGTTCGCGCAGTTGAAAACTTCGGTAGTGAAGATCTGATTGAGGTGGTTCTTGATGAACCTGTGAAAGGGCTTGGGCGTTTTGCCTTCATCCCGTTTCGTAAGGTATTCATTCCAACGATTGACCTCAAGGCGGACAGACTGGTGGTTAATTGGGCTGATTGGCTGAAAACCCAAGTGATTGCAACGGCTGAAGAGCAAGAGAAAAGCGGGAAAAAATAA
- the rpsP gene encoding 30S ribosomal protein S16 produces MAIAIRLARGGAKKRPYYRIVVADTRAPRDGRYIERVGSYNPMLAKDDEKRVIFTEDRVKHWLGQGAKPTDRVARFLEAAGLVEGKKVRNNPNKGKPGQKALERIEERKEKAAAAAEAAAEAEAAPAEE; encoded by the coding sequence ATGGCAATCGCAATTCGTTTGGCCCGTGGCGGCGCAAAAAAACGTCCTTACTACCGTATCGTAGTTGCTGATACACGTGCACCACGTGACGGTCGTTACATCGAGCGCGTTGGTAGCTATAACCCAATGCTTGCAAAAGACGACGAAAAGCGCGTTATCTTCACTGAAGACCGCGTGAAGCATTGGCTGGGTCAAGGCGCGAAGCCAACTGACCGTGTAGCACGCTTCCTTGAAGCTGCTGGTCTTGTTGAAGGCAAGAAAGTTCGCAACAACCCGAACAAAGGTAAGCCGGGCCAAAAAGCACTTGAGCGTATTGAAGAGCGCAAGGAAAAAGCTGCTGCTGCCGCTGAAGCTGCTGCAGAAGCAGAAGCTGCACCAGCAGAAGAATAA
- the ffh gene encoding signal recognition particle protein translates to MFDNLSDRLNSIFDGLKRRGALKESDVTAALREVRVALLEADVALPVVKSFIDKVKVKAVGQEVLKSVTPGQQVIKIVNDELVAMLGSEASGINTAGVPPVAILMVGLQGSGKTTTTAKLAKRLTEKEKKKVLMASLDVRRPAAQEQLKVLGEQIGVKTLPIIAGQMPVDIAKRAMDAAKLQGFDVVMLDTAGRLHVDQSLMAEVIAVRDTTMPLETLLVADSLTGQDAVNVAKEFDAQVGITGVALTRMDGDGRGGAALSMRSVTGKPIKLAGTGEKMDALEDFHPERVASRILGMGDVVSLVEKAAETIEQEEAEKMAKKMAKGEFDLDDLRSQLQQMSKMGGMKGVLGLLPGVGKIKQAMNQSNMDDKIFKRQEAIISSMTPKERKQPKMINASRKKRIAAGSGTSVPEVNKLLKMHMQMAKMMKKMSQMGKKGKMPGLPGMGGMPGGLPPGFDKLM, encoded by the coding sequence ATGTTTGACAATCTGTCAGATCGATTAAATTCCATCTTTGATGGCTTGAAGCGCCGTGGTGCTTTGAAAGAATCGGATGTGACAGCTGCCCTGCGTGAAGTCCGCGTTGCCCTTTTGGAAGCTGATGTTGCCCTGCCTGTCGTGAAAAGTTTCATCGACAAGGTAAAGGTGAAAGCCGTTGGTCAGGAAGTTCTTAAGTCAGTCACGCCCGGCCAGCAGGTTATCAAGATCGTAAATGACGAGCTTGTTGCTATGCTTGGCTCCGAGGCTAGCGGTATCAACACGGCTGGTGTTCCCCCAGTTGCGATCCTGATGGTGGGTTTGCAAGGTTCTGGTAAAACAACCACAACAGCCAAGCTCGCGAAACGCCTTACGGAAAAAGAGAAAAAGAAGGTCTTGATGGCGTCCTTGGACGTGCGCAGACCAGCGGCGCAAGAGCAGCTTAAGGTTCTTGGTGAACAGATTGGTGTGAAAACCCTGCCGATTATTGCGGGCCAGATGCCGGTTGATATTGCCAAGCGCGCGATGGACGCAGCAAAGCTTCAGGGCTTTGATGTCGTGATGCTTGATACCGCAGGTCGTTTGCATGTGGACCAAAGCCTGATGGCAGAGGTGATCGCGGTTCGTGATACAACGATGCCGCTTGAAACCCTTCTGGTCGCGGATAGCCTTACGGGTCAAGACGCGGTCAATGTCGCGAAAGAATTTGACGCGCAGGTTGGTATCACAGGTGTTGCGCTTACGCGGATGGACGGTGATGGCCGCGGTGGTGCCGCGCTTTCGATGCGCTCAGTTACGGGTAAGCCTATCAAGCTTGCGGGTACTGGCGAGAAAATGGATGCGCTTGAGGATTTCCATCCTGAGCGTGTTGCAAGCCGTATCCTCGGGATGGGGGATGTTGTCAGCCTTGTTGAAAAGGCAGCTGAAACCATCGAGCAGGAAGAAGCTGAAAAAATGGCCAAGAAAATGGCCAAGGGCGAATTTGATCTTGATGATCTGCGTTCGCAGCTTCAACAAATGTCCAAAATGGGCGGTATGAAGGGTGTGCTTGGCCTGTTGCCGGGTGTTGGCAAGATCAAGCAAGCCATGAACCAGTCCAACATGGATGATAAGATATTCAAGCGCCAGGAAGCGATTATCTCTTCGATGACGCCGAAAGAGCGTAAGCAACCAAAAATGATTAATGCGTCACGTAAGAAGAGGATCGCTGCGGGCTCAGGCACGAGCGTTCCAGAAGTGAACAAGCTTCTGAAGATGCATATGCAGATGGCGAAAATGATGAAGAAAATGTCCCAGATGGGCAAAAAGGGCAAGATGCCCGGTTTGCCAGGAATGGGCGGGATGCCGGGTGGTTTGCCACCAGGCTTCGACAAACTGATGTAA
- a CDS encoding Gfo/Idh/MocA family protein — protein MLNWAILGTGFISHQVADAVAMSMSSNIFAIAGRNIDALDEMQDKYSPEKIYSGYESVFADPEVDIIYIGLPNHIHHTMTQRAAENGKAVLCEKSLCTNMADASALIECVRKHNVFFVEGLMYLSHPVIRKFVSLLQDGRFGTLKSINGYYAADIAKFANPLGKGTLYNLGCYPVSLMHLTIQTMCGEKAFLNRELSGTGNWSAIDGNLQDASTAVRFNNGVLATLQSSDSYGLAHRFDVIGENGTLSFITNPWLPLAGRNHIRWEGYDGSTEDIYVDADHDAFYHQVKMVEASLSQKSKEAIRPAPRLKDSLEIMAFLTEWEAACLKANQ, from the coding sequence ATGCTGAATTGGGCCATATTGGGTACTGGTTTTATCTCACATCAGGTTGCTGATGCCGTGGCAATGAGCATGAGCTCAAATATTTTTGCTATTGCTGGCAGAAATATAGATGCCCTTGATGAAATGCAGGACAAATACAGTCCTGAAAAAATTTATTCTGGCTACGAAAGTGTTTTTGCAGACCCAGAAGTCGATATTATCTACATTGGCCTTCCGAACCACATTCATCACACCATGACCCAAAGGGCAGCCGAAAACGGCAAGGCGGTATTGTGCGAAAAATCACTCTGCACCAATATGGCGGATGCATCTGCGCTCATAGAATGCGTGCGAAAACATAATGTTTTCTTTGTCGAAGGGCTGATGTATCTATCCCACCCTGTCATCAGAAAGTTTGTTTCACTGCTTCAGGATGGTCGCTTTGGCACCCTCAAGTCAATCAACGGATACTATGCAGCAGATATTGCGAAATTCGCTAATCCACTTGGCAAGGGCACCTTATACAATCTTGGATGCTATCCGGTATCATTAATGCACCTGACCATCCAGACAATGTGCGGGGAAAAAGCATTTTTGAATCGTGAATTATCTGGCACGGGGAATTGGTCAGCAATTGACGGGAACCTTCAGGACGCATCAACGGCGGTTAGATTTAATAATGGTGTGCTTGCAACACTCCAATCTTCCGACAGCTATGGCCTCGCGCATCGGTTTGATGTGATCGGTGAAAATGGTACATTATCATTCATCACCAATCCATGGCTCCCGCTCGCGGGACGCAATCATATTCGGTGGGAAGGATATGATGGATCAACAGAAGATATCTATGTGGATGCTGATCATGATGCCTTTTATCATCAGGTTAAAATGGTTGAGGCGTCGCTAAGTCAAAAATCAAAAGAAGCCATTAGGCCAGCACCTCGCCTAAAGGACTCGCTTGAAATCATGGCATTTCTCACTGAGTGGGAAGCCGCCTGCCTGAAGGCAAATCAATAG
- a CDS encoding DASS family sodium-coupled anion symporter, giving the protein MSELVSKRARYQDIGLILGPIVFVLMLLAPIPAGLTYEAWQVASVVIFMAIWWATEAIPVPATSLIPLILLPVLGVSTTKEASNPYTDPIIFLLLGGFIAAMAMERWNLHKRIALNILKRAGSHPAALIGGFMVASATLSMWISNTATTLMMVPIALSVSQTVLGTNAHGHKFTIALLLGIAWSSSIGGVGTIIGTPPNAFVVGFMEQQTGRTIDFLEWMMLGVPVVACMVPAAWFVVTKIVFRFNADEVKGGDKVVQEKLAEIKGISKAEIRVAIVFGSMSLAWMTRRLLIEIPGLENLSNMGIAIMGAVAMFLVPAGNGKRDFLLNWESAVKLPWGVILLFGGGLSLAAAIKKTGLAIWLGEGLSALSGAPLLLLIFAIVALVIFLTELTSNTATTAALVPVLAAVATTGNIDPILLAAPTAMAASCAFMLPVATAPNAVIYSTGNFTIPQMAKAGLWLNILGTFIISAVCYSLIPLIF; this is encoded by the coding sequence ATGTCAGAGTTAGTTAGTAAAAGAGCACGTTATCAGGATATTGGCTTAATATTGGGGCCAATTGTTTTTGTTCTCATGCTTTTGGCGCCAATACCCGCTGGCCTTACCTATGAAGCATGGCAGGTGGCATCGGTTGTTATTTTCATGGCGATATGGTGGGCAACAGAAGCAATACCGGTACCAGCGACAAGCCTGATCCCCCTAATACTGCTACCAGTCCTTGGTGTATCAACCACCAAAGAAGCTTCTAACCCTTACACTGATCCAATTATTTTTCTGCTCCTTGGCGGCTTCATTGCTGCAATGGCGATGGAGCGCTGGAACCTGCACAAACGGATTGCCTTAAACATCCTGAAACGCGCGGGCAGTCACCCCGCCGCATTGATTGGCGGTTTCATGGTCGCGAGTGCCACACTTTCCATGTGGATATCAAACACAGCGACAACACTGATGATGGTGCCTATCGCGCTCAGTGTTTCCCAAACAGTGCTTGGCACCAACGCACATGGCCATAAATTTACGATAGCTTTGTTGCTTGGGATAGCGTGGTCATCATCTATTGGGGGCGTAGGGACGATCATTGGCACACCGCCAAACGCATTTGTCGTCGGCTTTATGGAACAACAAACAGGCCGCACCATCGATTTTCTGGAATGGATGATGCTGGGTGTGCCCGTCGTTGCGTGCATGGTGCCAGCTGCGTGGTTCGTGGTTACCAAAATAGTTTTTCGTTTCAATGCAGATGAAGTCAAAGGCGGTGATAAGGTCGTTCAGGAAAAACTTGCGGAAATCAAAGGCATTTCAAAAGCGGAAATTCGGGTCGCGATTGTCTTTGGTTCCATGTCACTCGCATGGATGACACGTCGACTTTTGATAGAAATACCAGGTTTGGAAAATCTATCCAATATGGGCATCGCTATAATGGGGGCTGTTGCTATGTTTTTGGTACCCGCTGGTAATGGTAAACGCGATTTTCTATTGAACTGGGAAAGCGCTGTGAAGCTTCCTTGGGGGGTTATCCTACTATTTGGAGGTGGCCTTAGCCTCGCTGCTGCCATCAAGAAAACTGGCCTTGCTATTTGGTTAGGTGAAGGATTATCGGCACTGTCGGGCGCTCCGTTGTTATTATTAATCTTTGCGATTGTGGCGCTGGTAATTTTCCTGACGGAACTGACGTCCAACACGGCCACCACAGCAGCGCTCGTTCCCGTGTTAGCGGCAGTCGCCACCACAGGAAACATTGACCCAATTCTACTGGCTGCCCCAACTGCAATGGCGGCAAGCTGTGCCTTCATGCTGCCAGTTGCCACCGCACCCAATGCCGTAATTTATTCTACAGGGAATTTTACCATACCCCAAATGGCGAAAGCCGGTCTTTGGCTAAACATACTTGGGACATTCATTATTAGCGCAGTTTGCTACAGCCTGATTCCACTTATATTTTAA
- the dapF gene encoding diaminopimelate epimerase, with protein sequence MSETQTYQFLKMHGLGNDFVIFDARENDLNLSDDQVRMIANRKRGVGFDQLILLRNSDQADVFMEIRNADGSRVEACGNATRCVGQIILDEKSLTSISIETDAGLLSAKTSALGISVNMGPANTEWQAIPLAAKMDTLQVDFTLGALSTPVCVNMGNPHAVFFVDDVNGIDLETLGPQIEHHPLFPERVNVSIASVNGQEIRQRVWERGVGITEACGTGACAGAVAAIRRNMIEGRKATVLLDGGPLEIEWMGDNSVQMTGSATLAFKGEIDL encoded by the coding sequence ATGAGTGAAACACAGACATATCAGTTTTTAAAAATGCACGGCCTTGGCAATGATTTTGTCATTTTTGATGCGCGTGAGAACGATCTTAATCTGTCGGATGATCAAGTCCGCATGATTGCAAACCGTAAACGCGGCGTTGGTTTTGATCAACTCATCTTGCTGCGCAACAGCGATCAAGCTGACGTATTTATGGAAATCAGGAATGCTGACGGATCACGTGTAGAGGCATGCGGTAACGCAACCCGCTGTGTTGGTCAAATTATCCTCGATGAAAAATCACTTACTTCCATATCAATTGAAACCGATGCCGGATTATTAAGCGCTAAAACTTCAGCACTTGGTATTTCTGTGAATATGGGGCCTGCAAACACTGAATGGCAAGCTATCCCTTTGGCAGCAAAAATGGACACATTGCAGGTCGATTTTACACTTGGCGCATTATCAACGCCGGTTTGTGTAAACATGGGCAATCCGCATGCTGTGTTTTTTGTTGATGATGTCAATGGAATCGACCTTGAAACACTTGGCCCGCAGATCGAACATCATCCCTTATTCCCCGAGCGAGTGAACGTTTCTATTGCCTCAGTGAACGGGCAAGAAATTCGCCAACGCGTTTGGGAACGCGGTGTCGGTATTACCGAAGCCTGCGGTACAGGCGCGTGCGCAGGTGCGGTTGCCGCTATACGTCGCAATATGATCGAAGGTCGCAAAGCAACCGTATTACTGGATGGTGGCCCTCTTGAGATTGAATGGATGGGCGATAATTCAGTTCAAATGACAGGAAGTGCTACATTGGCCTTCAAAGGTGAAATTGATCTGTGA
- the mtaB gene encoding tRNA (N(6)-L-threonylcarbamoyladenosine(37)-C(2))-methylthiotransferase MtaB, which yields MSNKPDIVTFGCRLNAYESEVMRRHAESAGLDDVVIFNTCSVTAEAVRQARQSIRRTKRERPDAKIIVTGCAAQIDPKQFAEMEEVSSILGNQEKLEAKSFQGLSLDSAERVQVNDIFSVTETAGHLIDGFGERARAFVQIQNGCNHRCTFCIIPYGRGNSRSVPMGEVVGQIKNLVARGYNEVVLTGVDITSYGEDLPGTPTLGILTQKILKLVPDLPRLRISSIDSIEVDEPLYDAIIGEKRVMPHLHLSLQAGDNMILKRMKRRHMREDAIEFANRVKKARPEMVFGADIIAGFPTETDAMFENSLKLVEDCDLTWLHVFPYSEREGTPAAKMPPVAKAVRKERAQALRRLGEQQVQKLMTSKIGQTANILIERAAGGVATGHSEQFIPVKLTGNFKAGEIVRATLDRVDEQVMTASHMV from the coding sequence GTGAGCAACAAACCTGACATTGTTACATTTGGTTGCCGCCTGAACGCTTATGAAAGCGAGGTAATGCGCCGCCATGCGGAAAGCGCAGGGCTTGATGATGTTGTGATTTTCAATACCTGCAGCGTTACTGCGGAAGCCGTCAGGCAAGCACGCCAAAGCATTCGGCGCACCAAACGCGAACGACCAGACGCAAAGATTATCGTCACAGGTTGTGCTGCCCAGATCGATCCAAAACAATTCGCTGAGATGGAGGAAGTTTCCTCAATCCTTGGCAACCAGGAAAAGTTGGAAGCCAAATCCTTTCAAGGCTTATCTCTTGATAGTGCTGAACGCGTGCAGGTCAATGATATCTTCTCAGTCACAGAAACAGCAGGGCATTTAATCGATGGGTTCGGCGAACGGGCCCGTGCATTCGTTCAAATTCAAAATGGGTGCAATCATCGCTGTACCTTCTGTATCATCCCATATGGTCGCGGCAATAGCCGCTCCGTTCCTATGGGTGAAGTGGTTGGCCAGATTAAAAATCTTGTCGCGCGAGGATATAATGAGGTTGTCCTGACGGGCGTAGACATCACGAGTTACGGCGAAGACCTTCCGGGCACTCCAACGCTCGGTATATTGACGCAGAAGATATTGAAACTGGTTCCCGACCTTCCGCGCCTTAGAATTTCATCGATCGATAGTATCGAGGTGGATGAACCACTTTATGACGCCATCATTGGCGAAAAGCGCGTTATGCCACATTTGCACCTGTCCTTGCAGGCAGGCGACAATATGATCCTGAAGCGGATGAAACGCAGGCACATGCGCGAAGATGCAATCGAATTTGCGAACAGAGTAAAAAAGGCGCGCCCTGAAATGGTATTTGGTGCCGACATTATCGCAGGCTTCCCAACCGAAACGGATGCCATGTTTGAAAACAGTCTGAAACTTGTCGAAGACTGTGATCTAACATGGCTGCATGTTTTCCCCTATTCGGAACGGGAGGGCACACCCGCCGCCAAGATGCCACCCGTCGCGAAAGCCGTTCGAAAAGAGCGCGCGCAAGCACTTCGCCGCCTTGGTGAACAGCAAGTCCAAAAACTAATGACATCTAAGATTGGTCAAACGGCAAACATTTTGATTGAACGAGCCGCGGGTGGTGTTGCAACAGGCCATAGCGAACAATTTATCCCTGTGAAGCTGACGGGTAATTTTAAGGCGGGCGAGATCGTAAGGGCGACGCTTGACCGGGTTGACGAACAGGTTATGACTGCTAGTCATATGGTATAA
- the ftsY gene encoding signal recognition particle-docking protein FtsY, with protein MSETEEKKGWFKRLTAGLKKSSNAISSGVTGIFTKRKLDDETLEELEDLLITTDLGVSVASRLTETLAKDRYDKEISDEEVKQVLADEVTKILEPVAKPLLPNAENRPHIILMAGVNGAGKTTTIGKLAKKFRDEGKSVMMAAGDTFRAAAVEQLQVWGKRVGVPVITKELGTDAAALAFEAVDRAIRDNIDILLIDTAGRLQNRNELMDELAKVVRVIGKKVPNAPHDTVIVLDATTGQNAVHQVEVFQKIANISGIVMTKLDGSARGGVLVACAEKFGLPVHAIGVGESIEDLQPFKADEFAKALVGVAEST; from the coding sequence ATGAGCGAAACAGAAGAAAAAAAGGGTTGGTTCAAACGCCTGACAGCGGGATTAAAAAAATCCTCAAACGCAATCTCAAGCGGCGTTACAGGAATTTTCACCAAACGCAAGCTGGATGACGAAACGCTAGAAGAACTTGAAGACCTTCTGATCACAACCGACCTCGGTGTTAGTGTTGCATCCCGTTTAACTGAAACGCTCGCCAAAGATCGTTATGATAAAGAAATCTCTGACGAGGAGGTTAAACAGGTTCTGGCTGATGAGGTTACTAAGATTCTTGAACCTGTAGCCAAGCCCCTCTTGCCAAACGCAGAAAATCGCCCTCATATTATTTTGATGGCTGGCGTAAACGGTGCAGGGAAAACCACAACTATTGGCAAGCTCGCCAAAAAATTCCGTGATGAAGGCAAATCAGTCATGATGGCCGCTGGTGACACATTCCGCGCTGCTGCCGTCGAACAGCTTCAGGTTTGGGGGAAGCGGGTCGGTGTGCCTGTCATCACCAAGGAACTGGGTACTGACGCAGCCGCCCTCGCCTTCGAGGCGGTTGACCGCGCCATCCGAGATAATATCGATATTCTTTTGATCGACACCGCCGGAAGGTTGCAGAACCGAAATGAACTAATGGACGAGCTTGCAAAGGTCGTTCGTGTGATCGGCAAAAAAGTACCAAACGCTCCTCATGATACTGTTATTGTTCTCGACGCAACAACAGGCCAAAACGCAGTTCATCAGGTCGAGGTGTTCCAGAAAATCGCCAATATTTCCGGCATCGTGATGACCAAGCTTGATGGGTCCGCACGCGGCGGTGTGCTTGTAGCCTGCGCCGAAAAATTTGGCCTACCCGTTCACGCAATCGGTGTCGGTGAAAGCATCGAAGATCTTCAGCCTTTTAAAGCTGATGAATTTGCAAAAGCCCTTGTGGGAGTTGCGGAAAGCACATAA
- a CDS encoding pyridoxal-dependent decarboxylase: MNKDDFKKNAHDLIDWMADYYFDDVKSLPVRSQVKPGAVRAQIPTAAPMEAEGFQSLFDDFRDIVIPGMTHWQHPRFFAYFPANVSPPSVLAEMLTSIMGANAMLWETSPAATELEEAMMNWLKDMMALPTEWSGVIQDTASSAAFCAVLAARERATDWRVNESGLQASDKLAFYTSAEAHSSVEKAVKMAGLGKSSIRLVPTDDDFAMKPSALISMIEDDRKNGTTPTMLVATVGTTGVGASDPLEPLGLIARSNSMYFHVDAAWAGSAMVCPEYRYLMRGIELADSYAFNPHKWMGVNFDCTAHFVKDADTLKRTLTILPEYLKTREGNSVTDYRDWGIQLGRRMRALKLWFVIRSYGVEGLQAMFRNHIEMTEELAEKIFMTEGFELVTKPNLSLLTFRKVEGNAEESDQATEALLTKINDDGFTYLTRTVVNGRPVIRFQIGQINTSSDDVMTTWERIVALS; the protein is encoded by the coding sequence ATGAACAAAGACGATTTCAAAAAAAATGCCCATGATCTTATTGATTGGATGGCGGATTATTATTTCGATGATGTAAAATCCTTGCCTGTTCGCTCACAGGTTAAACCTGGTGCGGTACGCGCACAAATACCAACAGCTGCCCCAATGGAGGCCGAAGGATTTCAGTCACTTTTTGATGACTTTAGGGATATTGTCATTCCGGGTATGACCCACTGGCAACACCCGCGGTTTTTTGCCTATTTCCCTGCAAATGTGTCGCCGCCGTCTGTGCTTGCAGAAATGCTGACGTCAATTATGGGCGCAAATGCGATGCTTTGGGAAACCAGCCCTGCCGCCACCGAGCTTGAGGAAGCCATGATGAACTGGCTCAAGGACATGATGGCGCTGCCAACGGAATGGTCCGGTGTTATTCAGGATACTGCCTCATCCGCGGCCTTTTGTGCGGTATTGGCCGCACGTGAACGGGCGACCGATTGGCGTGTAAATGAAAGCGGTTTGCAAGCATCGGATAAGCTTGCTTTTTATACATCAGCAGAGGCGCATTCCTCGGTTGAGAAAGCCGTAAAAATGGCGGGACTGGGTAAGTCATCAATCAGGCTTGTGCCGACTGATGATGACTTTGCGATGAAACCGTCTGCTTTGATATCTATGATTGAGGACGACCGAAAAAACGGCACTACACCCACCATGCTTGTCGCGACGGTTGGTACAACGGGTGTCGGCGCCTCAGACCCACTTGAACCGCTTGGTCTGATTGCTCGCAGCAATAGTATGTATTTTCATGTTGATGCCGCGTGGGCCGGAAGTGCGATGGTGTGCCCTGAATACCGATATTTGATGCGCGGGATTGAACTCGCGGACAGTTATGCTTTTAATCCGCATAAATGGATGGGGGTTAATTTTGATTGTACAGCGCATTTTGTGAAAGACGCAGATACACTAAAGCGCACGCTCACAATTTTACCGGAATACTTAAAAACGCGCGAGGGGAATAGCGTTACGGATTACCGTGATTGGGGCATTCAGTTGGGGCGACGCATGCGGGCCTTGAAATTGTGGTTTGTTATCCGCTCCTACGGCGTCGAGGGTTTGCAGGCCATGTTCCGAAATCATATTGAAATGACAGAGGAGCTTGCTGAAAAGATATTTATGACGGAAGGGTTTGAGCTGGTAACCAAACCAAATCTATCGCTTTTAACCTTCAGAAAAGTTGAAGGTAATGCGGAAGAAAGCGATCAGGCTACAGAAGCGCTGCTGACAAAGATAAATGATGATGGCTTTACTTACCTTACGCGCACAGTTGTAAACGGCCGTCCAGTTATCAGGTTTCAGATTGGGCAGATTAATACAAGCTCTGATGATGTTATGACGACTTGGGAACGGATTGTTGCTTTATCGTAA